A genomic stretch from Rhinatrema bivittatum chromosome 9, aRhiBiv1.1, whole genome shotgun sequence includes:
- the LOC115099558 gene encoding piggyBac transposable element-derived protein 3-like, which translates to MKTQKYLTVEEAVEQVLGDSEATEADIVILPPSDNLEDSDIEDINDEDLTPEVPADVCGEVEVAVESCDEEVDEDDKLLSTYCQESGDTKGKRNPEKPKPRWIKTDDFTTTMEEHPPTKLADIRPDLLQKTPFELFIEIMGEDYLEELAYMTNIYARQKLASIDTNADEITRFFGILLHSGYHHVPKEKHYWSTAEDLSNQIVPKTMSRKRFDDLKIYFHIVDNLQLLPGKAAKIEPFYTHLSAQFLKIGGVFSESLSIDESMVPYYGHHSCKMFLRGKPIRFGYKIWMMCSPDGFPFSMQIYTGAKYQPEESGTDKTEKVPLGTRVISDLISVIQEPRNHCLFFDNFFTSHNLMVELKEKGFRAIGTVRENRTGKCPLMAPKELRKKDRGEFDYRGDGYIICVRWNDSSVVTVMSNWMKPFPLQNAGRYSLKEKKKVLIKQPKIIGAYNQGMGGVDLLDRLLSAYRPTLRSKKWWWNLFSNGLNMAVVAAWKIHCHLLGKEAMSHLDFLREVSTVAMKCGLSSYRIRKGGPTASISADVKASQPHFLSTTSQGRCAVCSKNTKKWCEFCGKRLHEKCFPDYHA; encoded by the coding sequence ATGAAAACTCAGAAGTACTTGACTGTTGAAGAAGCAGTTGAACAAGTTTTGGGCGATTCTGAAGCTACAGAAGCTGATATTGTGATTTTACCACCATCAGATAATTTAGAAGACTCAGATATCGAAGATATCAATGACGAAGATCTAACACCAGAAGTACCAGCAGATGTGTGTGGTGAAGTGGAAGTTGCAGTTGAGTCATGCGATGAGGAAGTGGATGAGGATGACAAATTGCTATCAACCTATTGTCAAGAATCAGGAGATACCAAAGGAAAACGAAACCCAGAGAAGCCAAAGCCAAGATGGATCAAGACAGATGATTTCACGACCACAATGGAAGAGCATCCCCCAACAAAGTTGGCTGATATTCGTCCAGATCTTCTTCAAAAGACACCATTTGAACTTTTCATAGAAATTATGGGTGAAGATTATTTAGAAGAATTAGCATACATGACAAATATATATGCCAGGCAGAAATTGGCAAGCATTGACACAAATGCTGACGAAATCACTCGTTTCTTCGGAATACTCTTGCACAGTGGCTATCACCATGTTCCAAAAGAAAAGCATTACTGGTCAACTGCAGAAGATTTGAGCAACCAAATTGTGCCAAAAACCATGTCAAGAAAACGCTTTGATGACCTGAAAATCTATTTTCATATTGTTGACAATTTGCAACTACTACCTGGAAAAGCTGCAAAAATTGAGCCATTTTATACCCATTTATCTGCTCAGTTTTTGAAGATTGGAGGTGTTTTTAGTGAAAGCCTGAGCATTGACGAATCAATGGTACCATATTATGGTCATCATAGCTGCAAAATGTTCCTTCGAGGAAAACCAATTCGATTTGGATACAAAATATGGatgatgtgcagtccagatggtTTTCCATTTTCAATGCAGATTTATACAGGTGCCAAATATCAGCCAGAAGAATCAGGCACTGATAAAACTGAAAAAGTTCCACTTGGTACAAGAGTAATTTCGGATTTGATTTCAGTCATTCAAGAGCCAAGAAATCATTGCCTTTTCTTTGATAATTTCTTCACATCACACAACTTGATGGTGGAACTGAAAGAAAAGGGATTTCGAGCAATTGGCACTGTCAGAGAAAACAGAACTGGGAAATGTCCCCTAATGGCACCTAAAGAACTGCGCAAGAAAGATCGTGGGGAATTTGATTATCGTGGTGATGGATACATCATCTGTGTCCGCTGGAATGACAGCAGTGTGGTCACAGTCATGTCCAACTGGATGAAGCCATTTCCACTTCAAAATGCCGGCCGCTATtctctcaaagaaaagaaaaaagttctaaTAAAGCAACCAAAAATAATTGGTGCTTACAATCAAGGCATGGGTGGTGTTGATCTACTTGACCGGCTTTTATCAGCTTACCGCCCAACACTTCGCTCCAAAAAGTGGTGgtggaatttattttcaaatggctTGAACATGGCTGTTGTGGCAGCTTGGAAAATTCACTGCCATCTGCTTGGAAAAGAAGCAAtgagccacttggacttcctACGTGAAGTATCTACCGTAGCAATGAAATGTGGCCTTTCAAGCTACCGCATCCGGAAAGGAGGTCCTACAGCATCCATAAGTGCTGATGTAAAGGCATCACAGCCTCACTTCTTGTCCACAACTTCCCAAGGCCGATGTGCTGTCtgctccaaaaatacaaaaaagtggTGTGAATTTTGTGGTAAAcgtttacatgaaaaatgttttccagattatcatgcttga